In the Enterococcus rotai genome, GGTTACTTTAAAAAAGATGCTGAGATTGAATTACAACTTGAATCAGAAATAGCACTAGAAGATCAAATGATCGAATTAAAAACCCTACAACAAGATACTTTTGATTCATTTATTACCAAGCAAAAATCCCAAGCTATTCAACTTAAGCAACAGGCTTCTGGAACATTGTCAGGCAATATAACGGTTACTGACTCAGAAAATACTCTACTCTACTTAGCTATACCTTATGACAAAAATTGGCAAATCACAGTTGATGGAAAAAAAGTCAAAGCCATGTCGGTTTTAGGCAATTTTACTGGAATTGACTTATCTCCTGGAAAGCATCAAATCACGATGCAGTATCAACAAAGAAATTTCATTGTGGGCGTTATGATTAGCATTTCTGTTCTTTTGGGCGTATTATTTTATCAACTATTAAAGTATTACAAGAAACGAAAAACAACGTAACAGCGAGAGGAAACTGCAACCATGGGACGTAATATTCTAAAACGAATCATCTATGTACTGCCGATTGTAGGTGTCATCAGTTTTACTGGTTTGGTGATTTATGGTTATTCTAAAGGGATTTTTCATTCTGTTCAATCGCTACAGGATTTTATTAAGCAATTTGGCGAATATGCGGTATTTATTTTTATCTTTTTACAGATATTACAGGTCATCGTGCCAATCTTACCTGGCGGTATTTCCACGGTTGTCGGTATGTTGATGTTTGGCAATGTTCAAGGGCTACTTTATAGTTATGTCGGTTTGATCATCGGGGAAATCATTGTTTACTGGTTAGCTCGCTATTACGGCAAGTCCTTTGCCCGATTGATTTTAACGAAGAAACGTTATTTAAAATTTGAAAAGATGCTGGATCGTCCCGAAAAAGGGATCAAGAGATTGATGATTATTACCTTGCTCGTTCCATTTGCACCAGATGATTTGGTGTGCTTGGTGGCTGGTCTGACTGATCTTCCTTTTAAGGAGTATATGAAAATTCTACTGATTTTTAAATTTTGGTCAGTTGCCACTTATGGCTATGCGGTCTTGTTCTTGTTCAATCGTTTTTTGATTGGTTGAATACATTATAGCAGCAAGTATGTAATACGATTATTTCAAGCAAAAAAAATAGACCAATAATCAGAAAAAGACATGATTATTGGTCTATTTTTTTACTTA is a window encoding:
- a CDS encoding TVP38/TMEM64 family protein, whose amino-acid sequence is MGRNILKRIIYVLPIVGVISFTGLVIYGYSKGIFHSVQSLQDFIKQFGEYAVFIFIFLQILQVIVPILPGGISTVVGMLMFGNVQGLLYSYVGLIIGEIIVYWLARYYGKSFARLILTKKRYLKFEKMLDRPEKGIKRLMIITLLVPFAPDDLVCLVAGLTDLPFKEYMKILLIFKFWSVATYGYAVLFLFNRFLIG